The Primulina eburnea isolate SZY01 chromosome 13, ASM2296580v1, whole genome shotgun sequence genome includes a region encoding these proteins:
- the LOC140810441 gene encoding uncharacterized protein yields MTQEEADDATEVVSGTILIQSVPAYALFDCGATHSFMSKRFAKKLGDKPDKLTEPLRIATPTNRAVETDEIFRDCKISISDQTFSADLIQLIMVDFDVILGMDWLARNSAIVDCKGKRVKLITTEQKEVVFHGKSKERKLLLSAAQAWKAMKSGEDIYLAMVSEAKEEVELKLEDIPVVRDFPDVFPEELSGTVPDREVEFEINLVPGAAPISKAPYRMAPAELKELNEQLQELLDKRQIRPSVSPWGAPVLFVKKKDGSMRLCIHYSELNKITIKNRYPLPRIEDLFDQLKGAAVFSKLDLRT; encoded by the coding sequence ATGACTCAGGAAGAGGCTGACGACGCAACTGAAGTAGTGTCAGGTACCATTCTAATTCAATCAGTACCTGCCTATGCATTATTTGACTGCGGTGCTACACATTCCTTTATGTCTAAGAGGTTTGCTAAGAAGTTAGGAGATAAGCCTGATAAACTAACTGAACCCCTCCGAATAGCCACACCTACTAATAGAGCCGTCGAAACCGACGAGATTTTCAGAGACTGTAAAATCAGTATTAGTGATCAGACTTTTAGCGCCGACTTGATACAGTTGATCATGGTCGATTTCGACGTAATCTTAGGAATGGATTGGTTGGCAAGAAACAGTGCAATAGTAGATTGTAAAGGGAAGAGAGTTAAACTCATAACCACAGAGCAGAAGGAAGTTGTGTTTCATGGTAAATCCAAGGAACGGAAGTTGCTACTTTCCGCAGCTCAAgcttggaaagccatgaaatCCGGAGAAGACATCTACCTAGCAATGGTCAGTGAGGCAAAAGAAGAAGTCGAGCTGAAACTGGAGGACATCCCGGTAGTGAGAGATTTTCCAGATGTTTTCCCAGAAGAACTCTCAGGGACGGTCCCGGACCGCGAAGTGGAGTTTGAAATCAACCTGGTTCCTGGTGCGGccccaatctctaaggcaccgtacagaatggcaccggcCGAACTCAAGGAGTTAAATGAACAACTCCAGGAATTGCTAGATAAAAGGCAGATTCGACCAAGTGTGTCCccatggggagctccagtactcttcgtaaagaagaaagacggaagTATGAGATTATGCATCCACTACAGTGAattgaacaagatcacaatcaagaacAGGTACCCTCTACCTCGGATAGAAGATCTGTTCGATCAGCTTAAAGGAGCCGCCGTCTTTTCTAAACTGGATCTCAGGACATGA
- the LOC140809435 gene encoding alpha carbonic anhydrase 7-like, with translation MKLWIQHKTLFHSFFIILVLSSACFTRAQEFDDQKEFSYDENSEKGPSHWGSLRPEWAICSTGRKQSPIDILNETVEIAPDLGRLHRYYKNSAATLVNRGHDMTVRWDRAGFIEIKETIFELKEIHWHSPSEHTLDGRRFEMEAHLVHQSEDNRIAVIGILYEIGRPDSFLSMIERDLHAMIHTGEIERSLGVMDPKVVEFGSREYYRYLGSLTTPPCTEDVIWTIIAKVSTVTREQVNLMRKAVHDEAQTNARPIQQLNKRTVKLYRPRHNEMK, from the exons atgaagcTGTGGATCCAACACAAAACTCTTTTTCATTCTTTTTTTATTATTCTTGTTCTTTCATCTGCATGCTTCACAAGAGCTCAAGAATTCG ATGATCAAAAGGAGTTTAGTTACGACGAAAATAGTGAGAAGGGGCCATCGCATTGGGGAAGCCTCCGTCCAGAATGGGCAATATGCAGTACTGGGAGAAAGCAATCCCCGATTGATATACTGAACGAAACAGTGGAAATAGCGCCAGATTTGGGGAGACTCCACAGATATTACAAAAACTCAGCTGCCACCCTTGTCAACAGAGGACATGACATGACG GTAAGATGGGATAGAGCGGGTTTTATCGAAATAAAGGAAACCATATTCGAGCTGAAGGAAATTCATTGGCACTCACCTTCTGAACACACTCTCGATGGCAGGAG GTTTGAGATGGAAGCTCATTTGGTACATCAAAGCGAGGACAATCGCATAGCTGTAATCGGAATCCTGTATGAAATCGGACGACCCGACTCCTTCTTGTCAATG ATCGAACGCGATCTGCATGCAATGATTCATACCGGAGAAATCGAAAGAAGCCTAGGTGTTATGGATCCAAAAGTTGTAGAATTTGGCAGCAGAgagtattatagatatttgGGTTCACTCACGACCCCTCCTTGCACCGAGGATGTTATATGGACAATAATTGCAAAG GTGAGTACCGTAACAAGAGAACAGGTAAATTTGATGCGCAAGGCAGTTCACGAT GAGGCGCAAACTAATGCTAGGCCAATACAACAACTGAACAAGCGGACAGTGAAACTCTACAGACCAAGACATAACGAGATGAAATGA